Proteins from a genomic interval of bacterium:
- a CDS encoding response regulator — MAEDIKLQSAKHQPGLPYYAYAELNANESALFHWQGQSLELLNPSHEELAAWRALAGQVPNRTAPCRLQTPVGAGWSLLHHERGHGLCLATCTQSNGHLPADLAPELAMVSSLALTALQARAQREELTRQRHEQERLVRQERLRAQADLIRSFSHDFNNLLGTILLRAEMGLGASSEEAQAALTGIGRAATDGARLVQHLADFSGSRPDPDQDLLDVGELVHSLALEVWDTLGQAGPRIAAGPDLQLACAADLHVLASPRDVREILVCLLSNAREAVAGNGKVKVEVKRERKQAMVRVSDSGPGLAPDAVEQALEPFFTTKGREHLGLGLSVAHGIVTRSGGKLTLGKSDLGGLAATFALPLADLRAVRRELRGRDEDEPQVMRNLNILVVDDEPGMRETLALSLETLGHRVVQAVDGRQTLSLLRYHEGFDALVLDLVMPEVDGWEVAYFSRKLQPQAAVLLLTGWGESIGEQNDGRVDAVLAKPVTMRDLNQAIARTVARRQPQRQSATTAAR, encoded by the coding sequence ATGGCAGAAGACATCAAACTCCAGTCCGCCAAACACCAGCCGGGCCTGCCGTACTACGCCTACGCTGAACTCAACGCCAACGAGTCGGCCCTCTTCCACTGGCAGGGCCAGAGCCTGGAACTCCTGAACCCCAGCCACGAGGAACTGGCGGCGTGGCGGGCGCTGGCGGGCCAGGTCCCCAACCGTACCGCGCCGTGCCGGCTCCAGACCCCCGTGGGGGCGGGGTGGAGCCTCCTGCACCACGAGCGCGGCCACGGCCTGTGCCTGGCGACGTGTACCCAGTCCAATGGCCATCTCCCTGCCGATCTGGCGCCCGAACTGGCCATGGTCAGTTCCCTGGCCCTCACGGCGCTGCAAGCCCGCGCCCAGCGGGAGGAGTTGACGCGCCAGCGCCACGAACAGGAGCGCCTGGTGCGCCAGGAACGCCTGCGGGCCCAGGCGGACCTCATCAGGAGCTTCAGCCACGACTTCAATAACCTGCTCGGCACCATTCTGCTTCGAGCCGAGATGGGTCTGGGCGCCTCCTCCGAGGAAGCCCAGGCCGCCCTGACCGGCATCGGCCGCGCCGCGACCGATGGCGCCCGCCTGGTGCAGCACCTGGCGGACTTCAGCGGCAGCCGTCCCGATCCCGATCAGGACCTCCTCGACGTCGGCGAGTTGGTCCATAGTCTGGCCCTGGAGGTATGGGACACCCTCGGCCAGGCCGGCCCCCGCATCGCCGCCGGGCCTGACCTGCAGCTTGCCTGCGCTGCCGATCTGCACGTCCTGGCCAGCCCGCGCGATGTACGCGAGATATTGGTCTGCCTGCTGAGCAACGCGCGCGAAGCCGTGGCGGGCAACGGCAAGGTCAAGGTGGAAGTCAAGCGCGAGCGCAAGCAAGCCATGGTCCGCGTATCGGACTCCGGCCCGGGGCTGGCGCCGGACGCCGTGGAACAGGCGCTGGAGCCCTTCTTTACCACGAAGGGCCGGGAGCACCTCGGCCTGGGCCTCAGCGTCGCCCACGGCATCGTCACCCGCTCCGGCGGCAAGCTGACCCTTGGCAAGTCCGATCTGGGCGGGCTGGCCGCTACCTTCGCCCTGCCTCTGGCCGACCTGCGCGCGGTGCGCCGTGAGCTGCGCGGCAGGGACGAGGACGAGCCCCAGGTCATGCGCAACCTCAACATCCTCGTCGTGGACGACGAGCCGGGCATGCGCGAGACGCTGGCGCTCTCGCTCGAGACCCTGGGCCACCGCGTGGTGCAGGCCGTGGACGGCCGCCAGACCCTCAGCCTGCTCCGCTACCACGAGGGCTTCGACGCCCTGGTCCTGGACCTGGTCATGCCCGAAGTGGATGGCTGGGAAGTCGCCTATTTCTCCCGCAAGCTGCAACCGCAGGCCGCCGTCCTGCTGCTGACCGGGTGGGGCGAGAGCATCGGCGAACAGAACGACGGCCGGGTGGACGCCGTCCTGGCCAAGCCCGTCACGATGCGCGATCTGAACCAGGCCATAGCCCGCACCGTGGCGCGCCGCCAGCCCCAGCGCCAGTCAGCCACCACGGCCGCGCGCTGA
- a CDS encoding MFS transporter translates to MSASEASPAPRRWLNRTVLALGLTSFFSDISHEMGTAVLPLFIKSLAGGAAALGLIEGIADFVMAVGKLYGGAIGDRLARKKVATGGGYLLTMLGVGSYALAGAWWQVLVGRSVAWFGRGYRGPLRDAIMADAADPRDYGKAFGLERAGDYAGAMVGPLISAALLWLGLALRHILALVVVPGLLAALSVWLLVQEQPHHAAEAHRRFFTRLREMPASFRRVLLAVGCFSLGDFSNTLLILWAANSSVSGGVSTRNLTPLLLYAGYNAVSTVVTYAAGALSDRYGRRGLLVGGYVAAVAGALLVAGGGDAMGVMVAVFALNGIAMGNKDAVEKAYAADFLAPHERSLGFGTLALVTGLGKLVASALVGTLWSTVGLGAAFTTAAALSTVGVVLLIVLTRPPAPASAA, encoded by the coding sequence ATGTCCGCCTCTGAAGCCTCTCCCGCACCCCGCCGTTGGCTGAACCGCACCGTTTTGGCTCTCGGCCTCACCAGCTTCTTCTCCGATATCTCACACGAGATGGGAACTGCGGTCTTGCCGCTGTTCATCAAGAGCCTCGCTGGCGGCGCGGCGGCCCTGGGGCTCATCGAGGGCATCGCCGACTTCGTGATGGCGGTGGGGAAGCTGTACGGGGGCGCGATCGGCGACCGGCTGGCGCGCAAGAAGGTGGCGACGGGGGGCGGCTACCTGCTGACGATGCTGGGTGTGGGCTCCTACGCCCTGGCCGGGGCCTGGTGGCAGGTGCTAGTCGGCCGTAGCGTCGCCTGGTTCGGCCGGGGCTATCGCGGCCCCCTGCGCGACGCCATCATGGCCGATGCCGCCGACCCGCGCGACTACGGCAAGGCCTTCGGGCTGGAGCGCGCCGGCGACTACGCCGGGGCCATGGTCGGCCCGCTCATCAGCGCCGCCCTGCTGTGGCTGGGCCTGGCCCTCCGCCACATCCTGGCCCTGGTGGTCGTGCCGGGTCTGCTGGCGGCCCTCTCCGTGTGGTTGCTGGTGCAGGAGCAGCCGCACCACGCCGCCGAGGCCCACCGCCGCTTCTTCACCCGCCTGCGCGAGATGCCCGCTTCCTTCCGGCGCGTCCTGCTGGCCGTCGGCTGCTTCTCGCTGGGGGACTTCTCCAATACGCTCCTGATCCTGTGGGCCGCCAACAGCTCTGTCTCCGGCGGGGTCAGCACCCGCAACCTGACGCCCCTGCTCCTGTACGCCGGCTACAACGCCGTCAGCACGGTCGTGACGTACGCGGCCGGGGCGCTCAGTGACCGCTACGGGCGGCGGGGGCTGCTTGTCGGGGGGTATGTCGCCGCCGTGGCCGGGGCGCTGCTCGTCGCCGGCGGCGGCGACGCCATGGGTGTCATGGTCGCTGTCTTCGCCCTCAACGGCATCGCCATGGGCAACAAGGACGCGGTGGAGAAGGCCTACGCCGCGGACTTCCTGGCCCCCCACGAGCGCTCCCTGGGCTTCGGAACGCTGGCCCTGGTCACGGGGCTGGGGAAGCTGGTCGCCAGCGCGCTGGTGGGGACGTTGTGGAGCACCGTAGGCCTCGGCGCGGCCTTCACGACGGCTGCGGCGCTATCCACGGTCGGAGTGGTGCTGCTGATTGTGCTGACGAGGCCCCCCGCCCCTGCGTCGGCGGCATGA
- a CDS encoding C45 family autoproteolytic acyltransferase/hydrolase, which translates to MKRVEAGGSAREIGRATGEHLRDEIRQMLDILDEHGRPAEFAGRLSAFVETSRRYTPRVLEEMEGTAEGANVPPEDIYRLNFPLYPDGVSLSEGCTNIVFAGGPDGPVWGKNNDGGATQRHLPPCARVIHREGAIPLLTFTFCGMIATLDGMNAEGLAVGHSSVGTIFQQSDAHPQIRHWGYEGMLTCATTGEFVRHMSSLPTRDKGYAMVCVDRQGTTCSLEAPVPVVQVRRSARPDGHLHCVNCYQLPHLLEADWRTPEGKVNAQARWQFLDRYLEENEDFGRAGMQRLLSSHEPPGICRHGAPDACVTEYAMIGLPAQGEVHYRHGFACDGPYEAVRF; encoded by the coding sequence ATGAAGCGAGTGGAAGCCGGCGGTTCGGCGCGGGAGATCGGCCGCGCCACCGGCGAGCATCTGCGCGACGAGATCCGCCAGATGCTCGACATCCTCGATGAACACGGGCGCCCGGCGGAGTTCGCCGGGCGCCTGTCCGCTTTCGTGGAGACCTCGCGCCGCTACACGCCCCGAGTGCTCGAGGAGATGGAGGGCACCGCCGAGGGGGCGAACGTGCCACCCGAGGACATCTACCGGCTGAACTTCCCGCTCTACCCCGACGGGGTGTCCCTCAGTGAGGGCTGCACCAACATCGTCTTCGCCGGCGGGCCGGACGGACCGGTGTGGGGCAAGAACAACGACGGGGGCGCGACCCAGCGCCACCTGCCCCCCTGCGCCCGGGTCATCCACCGTGAGGGCGCCATCCCCCTGCTGACCTTCACCTTCTGCGGCATGATCGCCACGCTCGACGGGATGAACGCCGAGGGGCTCGCCGTCGGGCACTCGTCGGTGGGCACCATCTTCCAGCAGAGCGACGCCCACCCGCAGATCCGCCACTGGGGCTATGAGGGGATGCTGACGTGCGCCACCACCGGCGAGTTCGTGCGGCACATGTCGTCACTCCCCACGCGCGACAAGGGCTACGCGATGGTCTGCGTGGACCGGCAGGGCACGACGTGCTCGCTGGAGGCGCCCGTGCCGGTGGTGCAGGTGCGGCGCTCGGCCCGCCCCGACGGCCACCTGCACTGCGTGAACTGCTATCAGTTGCCGCACCTGCTGGAGGCCGACTGGCGCACGCCCGAGGGCAAGGTCAATGCCCAGGCGCGCTGGCAATTCCTGGACCGCTATCTGGAAGAGAACGAGGACTTCGGCCGGGCGGGGATGCAGCGGCTGCTGAGCAGCCACGAGCCCCCGGGGATCTGCCGGCACGGGGCGCCTGATGCCTGCGTGACGGAGTACGCCATGATCGGCCTGCCCGCGCAGGGCGAGGTCCACTACCGGCACGGGTTCGCGTGCGACGGGCCATACGAGGCGGTGCGGTTCTGA
- a CDS encoding PIG-L family deacetylase, producing the protein MQLHNPGAQLFVPDGTDPAQAIARTTQIAFMAHQDDIGIGAMWGVLQCFGRTDEWFTGVTVTNGAGSPRDDLYADYTDDQMQAVRAVEEKKAAFVGEYGACFLLDYPSSAVKDAGNPDLVAELTAILQAARPKIVYTHNLGDKHDTHVAVALRVIAAIRALPADARPQAVYGCEVWRDLDWMTDEDKVLMDCTAHENLAASLMGTYDSQICGGKRYDLATAGRRKAHATYHASHGVDVSQSLNFGMDLTPLIADANLAPADLLATYIQRFQDEVMARVGKMS; encoded by the coding sequence ATGCAACTTCACAACCCCGGCGCACAACTGTTTGTCCCCGACGGTACCGACCCAGCGCAGGCTATCGCACGGACGACTCAGATCGCCTTCATGGCCCACCAGGATGACATCGGCATCGGCGCCATGTGGGGCGTCCTGCAGTGCTTCGGCAGGACCGATGAGTGGTTCACCGGCGTGACCGTCACCAACGGCGCCGGCTCGCCCCGCGACGACCTGTATGCCGACTACACGGACGACCAGATGCAAGCCGTGCGCGCGGTCGAGGAGAAGAAGGCGGCGTTCGTCGGCGAGTACGGCGCCTGCTTCCTGCTCGACTACCCCAGTTCGGCCGTCAAGGATGCCGGGAACCCCGACCTCGTGGCGGAACTGACCGCGATCCTCCAGGCCGCCAGGCCCAAGATCGTCTACACCCATAACCTCGGCGATAAGCATGACACACACGTCGCTGTGGCGCTCCGGGTCATTGCCGCCATCCGCGCCCTGCCCGCGGACGCCCGGCCGCAGGCCGTGTACGGCTGCGAGGTCTGGCGCGACTTGGACTGGATGACCGACGAGGACAAGGTCTTGATGGACTGCACCGCCCACGAGAACCTGGCGGCCTCGCTCATGGGCACGTACGACTCGCAGATCTGCGGCGGCAAGCGCTATGACCTGGCGACCGCCGGCCGGCGCAAGGCCCACGCGACCTACCACGCCAGCCATGGTGTGGATGTCAGCCAGTCGCTGAACTTCGGCATGGACCTGACGCCGCTCATTGCCGACGCGAACCTGGCCCCCGCGGACCTGTTGGCGACATACATCCAGCGGTTCCAGGATGAGGTCATGGCGCGCGTGGGCAAGATGAGCTAA
- a CDS encoding NERD domain-containing protein: protein MARVVNTDTTLGRRANVQRLGLIALYLTAAVLVVNLGRGVVREMGGVDHIRAAGVVKAAATAGARVFTLSSGHLPPHAVRQLAMLGVHVGGLVAISQLIWLPLTVLRGYGGQRRVLDELRRLPDEYWVLNDLLVPGQKTRSQVDHVVVSTYGVWCLETQAHAGCVVGGEHDYEWRQYRRGDTVRAHGNKFFNPVRQNSTHCAHVADQLGSARVDVPVRSMVVFTEAEIDTMTITPVEPVGNLVQAVLQHDTEPVLDDHAVERAVGVLSNLLATKASRRAAASATPPVEAGEPHGV from the coding sequence ATGGCTCGTGTGGTCAACACCGACACGACGCTCGGTCGTCGGGCCAACGTCCAGAGACTGGGCCTGATTGCTCTCTACCTGACCGCGGCGGTGCTGGTGGTCAATCTAGGGCGCGGCGTGGTCCGGGAGATGGGGGGCGTGGACCACATTCGGGCGGCCGGCGTCGTGAAGGCTGCGGCTACGGCTGGGGCGCGCGTCTTCACCCTCTCCAGTGGACATCTGCCGCCGCATGCCGTCCGCCAGCTCGCGATGCTGGGGGTGCACGTGGGCGGGCTGGTGGCGATCTCGCAGCTCATCTGGCTGCCGCTCACCGTCCTGCGCGGCTATGGCGGCCAGCGGCGCGTACTCGACGAACTGCGGCGACTGCCCGACGAGTACTGGGTGCTCAATGACCTGCTCGTGCCCGGCCAGAAGACCCGGTCACAGGTAGACCACGTCGTCGTCTCTACCTACGGCGTCTGGTGCCTGGAGACCCAGGCCCACGCCGGGTGCGTGGTCGGGGGCGAGCACGACTACGAGTGGCGCCAGTACAGGCGGGGCGACACCGTGCGCGCCCACGGCAACAAGTTCTTCAACCCCGTGCGCCAGAACTCCACCCACTGCGCCCACGTCGCCGATCAGTTGGGGAGCGCGCGAGTCGATGTCCCCGTGCGGTCCATGGTCGTCTTCACTGAGGCGGAGATTGACACGATGACGATCACCCCCGTGGAGCCGGTGGGCAACCTCGTCCAGGCAGTCCTGCAGCACGACACCGAGCCGGTGCTGGACGACCACGCCGTGGAGCGGGCGGTGGGGGTGCTGTCGAACCTGCTGGCGACGAAGGCCTCGCGTCGGGCCGCCGCCAGTGCCACTCCACCGGTCGAGGCCGGCGAGCCCCACGGCGTCTAG
- a CDS encoding aldo/keto reductase has product MQYRLLGRTNLTVSALGFGAGPVAALMTDPAAADRQRQTVQAALDAGVNWFDTAPGYGDGASERQLGRALAELGALQRVHVATKVRLQPGEERDVPGAVRRSVEGSLQRLGRDHATLLQLHNAVTAEAGALHLSIPPAVALAAGEALAGLQAERLIGHVGLTGQGELEALREVLGSGLFATAQVPWNLLEAIRAAGSPSASPTPRPDSTSGPDALVPSDCVSAGVAVIAIRALAGGALALQPPSEHTKRTRFFPLARYEADLRLAEKLQRRLPAGVVLSEVALRAVLHDPQVSLTLIGFGEATEVMAACAALDAGLPDEALRVMRG; this is encoded by the coding sequence ATGCAATACCGTCTGCTCGGTCGCACTAACCTGACGGTCTCGGCGCTCGGCTTCGGCGCCGGGCCGGTGGCGGCGCTGATGACCGACCCCGCCGCCGCAGACCGGCAGCGCCAGACCGTACAGGCGGCGCTGGACGCGGGCGTCAACTGGTTCGATACGGCGCCCGGCTATGGCGACGGCGCGTCGGAGCGGCAACTGGGGCGAGCACTGGCGGAGCTGGGCGCGCTGCAGCGAGTGCATGTCGCGACGAAGGTGCGCCTGCAGCCCGGTGAGGAGCGTGACGTCCCGGGGGCGGTCCGCCGCTCGGTGGAGGGGAGCCTCCAGCGCCTCGGCCGCGACCACGCCACACTGCTGCAACTGCACAACGCCGTGACGGCCGAGGCGGGGGCGCTGCACCTGTCCATCCCGCCGGCAGTGGCCCTGGCGGCAGGTGAGGCACTCGCGGGCTTGCAGGCTGAGCGGTTGATCGGGCACGTGGGACTCACGGGGCAGGGCGAACTCGAGGCTCTGCGAGAGGTGCTGGGCTCGGGCCTGTTTGCCACGGCGCAGGTCCCGTGGAACCTGCTGGAGGCGATCCGCGCGGCGGGGTCCCCGTCGGCTTCGCCGACACCCCGTCCTGATTCCACGTCCGGCCCTGATGCGCTTGTGCCGTCGGACTGCGTCAGCGCCGGTGTGGCCGTCATCGCCATCCGGGCGCTGGCCGGCGGGGCGCTGGCCCTGCAGCCCCCCAGCGAGCACACGAAGCGCACGCGGTTCTTCCCCCTGGCAAGGTACGAGGCGGATCTGCGCCTGGCCGAGAAGCTGCAGCGTCGCCTGCCCGCGGGCGTAGTCCTCTCGGAGGTGGCGTTGCGCGCTGTGTTGCACGACCCGCAGGTGAGTCTGACTCTCATTGGCTTTGGGGAGGCGACAGAGGTGATGGCGGCGTGCGCGGCGCTGGATGCCGGTCTGCCGGACGAGGCCCTGAGGGTGATGCGGGGCTAG
- a CDS encoding glycoside hydrolase family 2 protein — translation MTRLDLTGAWTVTQAGAADAIPAAVPGCIHTDLLAAGRIPDPFVRDNEDRLHWIGEAEWTYARTFDVPAEFVAHERMLLRCEGLDTLATIRLNGREIGRADNMFRLWEFDVKDALVAGENTIEVQFASPLPLIAARQAERPLPGWGGPKEVRGRAWVRKEPCNFGWDWGPVVVTCGIWRQIEIVAFSDARLSEIVVRQQHDEGAVALHVAVAAEVVGTTAPTARLTARLGNAIVALADVVLADGTAAARLPIPDPQLWWPNNLGAQPLYTVQVELRDGDGVLDVSTRRVGLRTLRLDRHADQWGESFQFVVNGVPFFAKGANWIPADAFVTRLTPGRYRDLLGSAADANMNMLRVWGGGIYEQDSFYDLCDELGICIWQDFMFACSTYPAFDDAFMANVRAEAEDNVRRLRHHACLALWVGNNELEQGLVGDEWTDRTMSWADYDKLFEGLLPDVVKRLDPGRDYWPGSPHTPSKRQDFNNPNEGDAHLWSVWHGRQPFEWYRTCDHRFNSEFGFQSFPAPRTVNGFTDPGDRNVTSYIMEHHQRSGIGNDAILQYMLSWFRLPTSFDMILWLSQILQGMAMKYAVEHWRRAMPRGMGTLYWQLDDCWPVASWSSLDYFGNWKALQFMARQFNNPLLVSGVEDPQRGTVELHVTSDLLAPAAAELGWWLVRADGTPVDAGSMAVQAAPGANTLVDSLDLSAHLAQHGPRDLILGMALSVEGQTVSSNLVTFARPKHLELQEPSLDVRVEDAGEGAFAVTLTAQRPALWAWLELSERAARYSDNFVHLFPGRPVTITVRSAEPLTADEFRAALAVRSLVDTYA, via the coding sequence ATGACTCGACTCGATCTGACCGGCGCCTGGACCGTCACGCAGGCCGGCGCTGCTGACGCCATCCCGGCCGCTGTGCCCGGCTGCATCCACACCGATCTCCTGGCCGCGGGCCGCATTCCCGACCCGTTCGTCCGCGACAACGAGGACCGCCTGCACTGGATCGGCGAGGCGGAGTGGACGTACGCGCGCACCTTCGACGTGCCGGCGGAATTCGTGGCGCACGAGCGGATGCTGCTGCGCTGCGAGGGGCTCGACACGCTGGCCACCATCCGCCTCAACGGGCGCGAGATCGGCCGGGCGGACAACATGTTCCGCCTCTGGGAGTTCGACGTCAAAGACGCGCTCGTGGCCGGCGAGAACACCATCGAGGTGCAGTTCGCCTCGCCGCTGCCACTGATCGCCGCGCGACAGGCGGAGCGCCCGCTACCCGGCTGGGGCGGGCCGAAGGAAGTGCGCGGCCGCGCCTGGGTGCGCAAGGAGCCCTGCAACTTCGGCTGGGACTGGGGCCCCGTGGTCGTAACGTGCGGCATCTGGCGGCAGATCGAGATTGTTGCCTTCAGCGACGCGCGCCTGAGCGAGATCGTCGTGCGGCAGCAGCATGACGAGGGCGCGGTCGCGCTGCATGTGGCCGTGGCGGCGGAGGTCGTCGGGACGACAGCGCCCACAGCGAGGCTGACCGCCCGCCTCGGCAATGCCATCGTCGCCCTGGCTGACGTGGTGTTGGCCGACGGCACGGCAGCGGCGCGGCTGCCCATCCCCGACCCGCAGCTCTGGTGGCCCAACAACCTCGGCGCCCAGCCGCTGTACACCGTGCAGGTCGAGCTGCGCGACGGCGACGGCGTGCTCGACGTCTCGACTAGGCGCGTGGGCCTGCGCACGCTGCGCCTGGATCGCCACGCCGACCAGTGGGGCGAGTCGTTCCAGTTCGTCGTCAACGGCGTCCCCTTCTTCGCCAAGGGCGCCAACTGGATCCCGGCCGATGCCTTCGTCACGCGCCTGACGCCGGGGCGCTATCGCGACCTGCTGGGCAGCGCGGCGGATGCCAACATGAACATGCTGCGCGTCTGGGGCGGCGGCATCTACGAGCAGGACAGCTTCTACGACCTGTGCGACGAACTGGGGATCTGCATCTGGCAGGACTTCATGTTCGCCTGCTCGACCTACCCCGCGTTCGATGACGCCTTCATGGCCAATGTGCGGGCCGAGGCGGAGGACAACGTGCGGCGGCTGCGCCACCACGCCTGCCTGGCGCTGTGGGTGGGCAACAACGAGCTGGAGCAGGGCCTCGTTGGCGACGAATGGACCGACCGGACGATGAGCTGGGCGGACTACGACAAGCTCTTCGAGGGGCTGCTGCCTGACGTGGTAAAGCGGCTGGACCCGGGCCGTGACTATTGGCCCGGCAGCCCGCACACGCCCTCGAAACGCCAGGACTTCAACAACCCCAACGAGGGCGACGCGCACCTGTGGAGTGTCTGGCATGGACGTCAGCCGTTCGAGTGGTATCGCACCTGCGACCACCGCTTCAACAGCGAGTTCGGCTTCCAGTCCTTCCCCGCGCCGCGGACGGTGAACGGCTTCACCGACCCCGGCGACCGCAATGTGACCAGCTACATCATGGAGCATCACCAGCGCAGCGGCATCGGCAATGACGCCATCCTGCAGTACATGCTCTCGTGGTTCCGCCTGCCCACGAGCTTCGACATGATCCTGTGGCTGAGCCAGATTCTGCAGGGCATGGCGATGAAGTACGCCGTGGAGCACTGGCGGCGGGCCATGCCGCGCGGGATGGGGACGCTGTACTGGCAGCTCGATGACTGCTGGCCGGTGGCCAGTTGGTCATCGCTGGACTACTTCGGCAACTGGAAGGCCCTGCAGTTCATGGCGCGGCAGTTCAACAACCCACTCCTGGTGTCGGGGGTGGAAGACCCGCAACGCGGGACGGTCGAGCTGCACGTCACGAGCGACCTCCTCGCTCCTGCCGCGGCCGAGCTAGGCTGGTGGCTGGTGCGAGCGGATGGCACGCCAGTGGACGCGGGCAGCATGGCGGTGCAGGCCGCGCCCGGCGCGAACACGCTGGTGGACAGCCTCGACCTGTCCGCGCACCTCGCCCAGCACGGCCCGCGCGACCTGATCCTGGGGATGGCGTTGTCTGTCGAGGGGCAGACCGTCTCCTCCAACCTCGTGACCTTCGCCCGCCCCAAGCACCTGGAGTTGCAGGAGCCCTCGTTGGACGTGCGGGTCGAGGACGCGGGCGAGGGGGCCTTCGCCGTCACACTGACGGCGCAGCGGCCGGCGCTGTGGGCGTGGCTGGAACTGTCGGAGCGCGCGGCCCGCTACAGCGACAACTTCGTGCACCTCTTCCCGGGTCGGCCCGTGACGATCACCGTGCGGTCGGCAGAGCCGCTGACGGCCGACGAGTTCAGGGCGGCTCTGGCAGTGCGCAGCCTCGTGGACACGTACGCGTAA
- the tgt gene encoding tRNA guanosine(34) transglycosylase Tgt, with the protein MLHFEITTTAHPARTGRLTLTHGAVRTPVFMPCASLATVKACPAHRVETTGIEMLVSNAYHLWQRPGHEVVRDLGGLHRFMGWDHPILTDSGGFQVFSLAKPRDITEEGVHFRSHISGEALLLTAEQSLEIQNALGSDIAMVFDECTPYPAEKEYAEASLERTLRWSERSQQAHRNPRQALFGIVQGGVYDDLRARSAEGTVALGFDGYAIGGLSVGESKEQMLAALEAALPHLPPDQPRYVMGVGTPLDILECAARGVDMFDCVLPTRMARHGSLMTRQGPLKINRLEHATSSEPLDPTCPCEACQRYSRGYLRHLFICKEPLAWQLLSEHNLTFYATFMAELRTAIEAGTVEELRQKVGAWTTREKRTETETD; encoded by the coding sequence ATGCTGCACTTCGAGATCACCACCACCGCCCATCCCGCCCGCACGGGCCGCCTCACGCTCACCCACGGCGCCGTACGCACACCGGTCTTCATGCCCTGTGCCAGCCTCGCCACCGTCAAGGCCTGCCCGGCCCACCGGGTCGAGACCACCGGCATCGAGATGCTGGTCTCCAACGCCTACCACCTGTGGCAGCGGCCCGGCCACGAGGTCGTGCGCGATCTCGGCGGGCTGCACCGCTTCATGGGCTGGGACCACCCGATCCTCACCGACAGCGGCGGCTTCCAGGTGTTCTCTCTCGCCAAGCCCAGGGACATCACCGAAGAGGGCGTGCACTTCCGCTCGCACATCTCCGGCGAGGCGCTGCTGCTGACGGCTGAGCAGTCCCTGGAGATACAGAACGCCCTGGGCAGCGACATCGCGATGGTCTTCGATGAGTGCACGCCCTACCCGGCGGAGAAGGAGTATGCGGAGGCCTCGCTGGAGCGGACCCTGCGTTGGTCCGAGCGCAGCCAGCAGGCCCACCGCAACCCGCGCCAGGCGCTGTTCGGGATCGTGCAGGGCGGGGTGTATGACGACCTGCGCGCCCGCAGCGCCGAGGGCACCGTCGCCCTGGGCTTCGACGGCTACGCCATCGGGGGGCTGTCGGTGGGGGAGAGCAAGGAGCAGATGCTGGCGGCGCTGGAGGCGGCGCTGCCGCACCTGCCGCCGGACCAGCCGCGCTATGTGATGGGCGTGGGCACGCCGCTGGACATCCTGGAATGCGCCGCGCGCGGGGTGGACATGTTCGACTGCGTCCTGCCCACGCGCATGGCCCGCCACGGCAGCCTGATGACCCGGCAGGGCCCGCTAAAGATCAACCGCCTCGAGCACGCCACCAGCAGCGAGCCGCTGGACCCGACGTGCCCCTGCGAGGCCTGCCAACGCTACAGCCGCGGCTACCTGCGCCACCTGTTCATCTGCAAGGAGCCCCTGGCCTGGCAACTCCTGAGCGAGCACAACCTGACCTTCTACGCGACGTTTATGGCGGAGCTAAGGACGGCGATTGAGGCGGGGACGGTGGAGGAGTTGAGGCAGAAGGTGGGGGCGTGGACGACGCGGGAGAAGCGAACGGAGACGGAAACGGACTGA